In Mesotoga sp. BH458_6_3_2_1, a single window of DNA contains:
- a CDS encoding FAD-dependent oxidoreductase produces MSFIEKDLVIVGSGISGIHAALAASRKGLEVLLVERNGCVGGISTVGLCSPFMRFWLGGESLVSGIFGEILVDLHESGGILRNSFDSETLKIIFLEKLRKAGVSLVLHSLPTEVVSSERIIDEVSFISSSGAKFTARAKMFLDSTGDASLAKMAGATLFSGNIEGAHQATTLMFTMSNIDFEIIREDVRRRRSNFFKWVRPDSKPLSVAGYFEEIEKARKSGFNNLHDYFFFVELPGEDRVSINTTHSFDRDPVNPFELSQSVFECSEQIDQLVAFVRKYVRGFEKSRIEKIADDIGIRESRRVKGLYVFTGEDVRSHRKFADGVVKATYGIDIHSPETQKITPEMRDSVPLYSDYYEIPIRALISCDFDNLYTAGRCFSSDFEGQSAGRIMPTSAGMGQAIGVASAISFESGRPIKEISRDEINGELDRITDKNSIISLAEILKSDNSN; encoded by the coding sequence ATGAGCTTCATTGAGAAGGATCTAGTTATTGTTGGTTCTGGAATATCGGGAATCCATGCAGCTTTGGCTGCATCCAGAAAAGGCCTTGAAGTACTGCTTGTTGAAAGGAATGGCTGCGTTGGTGGCATTTCCACTGTAGGCCTATGCAGTCCCTTTATGAGATTCTGGCTTGGGGGCGAATCTCTTGTTTCGGGGATTTTTGGGGAGATCCTGGTTGACCTTCATGAGAGTGGGGGGATCCTCAGAAACTCCTTCGATTCAGAGACTCTTAAGATTATCTTTTTGGAAAAGCTTAGAAAGGCAGGAGTTTCGCTTGTCCTTCATTCGCTACCTACAGAAGTCGTCTCCTCCGAGCGAATAATTGATGAAGTTAGTTTTATTTCCTCTTCGGGAGCCAAGTTCACTGCAAGAGCAAAGATGTTTCTCGATTCAACGGGGGACGCCTCGCTAGCTAAAATGGCAGGTGCCACTCTCTTCTCCGGTAATATTGAGGGTGCACACCAGGCTACAACCCTTATGTTTACAATGAGCAACATCGACTTTGAGATAATTAGAGAGGACGTTCGTCGTAGAAGAAGCAACTTCTTCAAATGGGTGAGACCCGATTCAAAGCCTCTTTCAGTTGCGGGCTACTTCGAGGAGATCGAAAAGGCCAGAAAGAGCGGATTCAACAATCTTCACGACTACTTTTTCTTCGTTGAACTTCCCGGAGAAGACAGAGTATCCATAAACACAACTCACTCGTTCGATAGAGATCCCGTTAATCCTTTTGAACTGAGTCAATCAGTCTTCGAATGCTCTGAGCAGATAGATCAGCTTGTCGCCTTCGTTAGGAAGTACGTTCGGGGATTTGAGAAGTCAAGAATTGAGAAAATCGCAGACGATATAGGAATTCGAGAGAGTAGAAGAGTGAAGGGGCTTTACGTTTTCACTGGAGAAGATGTAAGGTCGCACAGGAAATTCGCTGACGGAGTTGTCAAAGCGACATATGGAATAGATATACATTCTCCTGAAACACAAAAGATTACTCCAGAAATGAGGGACAGTGTTCCTCTCTATTCTGACTACTACGAGATTCCTATAAGGGCACTCATCAGCTGCGATTTCGATAATCTATACACCGCAGGCAGATGTTTTTCAAGTGATTTTGAAGGTCAAAGTGCCGGAAGGATTATGCCTACGTCGGCCGGAATGGGACAGGCTATTGGAGTGGCCTCTGCGATTTCTTTTGAGAGTGGCAGACCAATAAAAGAAATCTCCAGAGATGAAATCAATGGAGAACTTGACAGAATCACTGATAAAAACTCAATCATTTCTCTAGCGGAAATTCTTAAAAGCGACAACTCAAACTAG
- a CDS encoding lipoate--protein ligase: MELGVDSIYSTKFIESSSYDPWLNLAVEEYLLNSFASESIVLYLWQNQNTVVIGRNQNAWQECRLNNLERDNGKLARRLSGGGAVFHDLGNLNFTFLLPKREYNLHRQLSVIVDAVKEIGIEAHFSGRNDILAEGKKFSGNAFYHGQYASYHHGTILIDVDTGKLSEYLNVSKAKIESKGVKSVVSRIVNLKELKPDLSIEKMKKAMYMGFIEEYGRIDSVLDFEKLAVSTDVTRLYDKYSSKEWLLGRSPEFNFRTSNRFSWGGIELLFTSRKGTIADVAIYSDSMDVDFIEHLRQGLTGTDFSKPSILEALHNLPKCVERDDIIDWLHKTDLS, translated from the coding sequence TTGGAGTTGGGGGTAGATAGTATCTACAGCACTAAGTTCATTGAGTCAAGCTCTTATGATCCTTGGTTAAATCTGGCCGTCGAAGAGTATCTCCTGAATTCATTTGCCAGTGAGAGCATCGTTCTATACCTATGGCAAAATCAAAATACGGTCGTTATCGGCAGAAATCAAAATGCGTGGCAGGAGTGCAGGCTTAACAACCTTGAAAGGGATAACGGAAAACTGGCAAGAAGGCTTTCAGGGGGCGGGGCTGTCTTTCACGATCTTGGAAACTTGAACTTCACCTTTCTATTGCCTAAGAGAGAGTACAACCTTCACAGGCAACTCTCGGTAATTGTAGACGCCGTGAAGGAAATCGGGATCGAAGCCCATTTCAGCGGTCGAAATGACATACTCGCCGAGGGAAAGAAATTCTCCGGAAACGCCTTTTATCATGGACAGTACGCATCCTATCATCACGGCACAATTCTGATTGACGTAGATACAGGAAAACTATCAGAATACCTGAACGTTTCCAAAGCAAAGATTGAATCAAAAGGCGTGAAGTCGGTCGTATCAAGGATTGTGAATCTTAAGGAGTTGAAGCCGGACCTGTCCATTGAGAAAATGAAAAAGGCGATGTACATGGGTTTCATTGAAGAATACGGTCGCATAGACAGCGTTCTTGACTTCGAAAAACTGGCGGTTTCAACGGATGTCACGAGACTCTATGATAAGTATTCATCAAAAGAATGGCTTCTTGGAAGGAGTCCAGAATTCAACTTCAGAACCAGTAATAGATTTTCCTGGGGAGGAATAGAGTTACTGTTCACTTCCAGAAAGGGTACAATTGCCGATGTCGCGATCTACTCTGACTCGATGGATGTTGATTTTATTGAGCATTTGAGACAAGGCCTCACGGGAACTGATTTTTCTAAACCAAGCATTTTAGAAGCTCTTCACAATCTCCCTAAATGCGTTGAGAGAGACGACATAATTGATTGGCTGCATAAAACAGATCTTAGTTAA
- a CDS encoding ferritin family protein encodes MNAIDYALKLEKDGKAYYTKQAQCAKDLQLKKLFEMLANDEQRHYEIISGFKDKNYMYKGTYTFKTTRNMFSEMLKDEKCFEVEATNLDAYEHAVEMEKESVKLYLDQAKLTSEPSEKETLLKLAAEENKHQIILENLMDFIRKGLDWSESPEFSHLEEWDQFTDLDKY; translated from the coding sequence ATGAACGCTATCGATTACGCCCTTAAGTTGGAAAAGGATGGAAAGGCTTATTACACAAAGCAGGCACAATGTGCAAAGGACTTGCAGCTGAAGAAGCTGTTTGAGATGCTTGCAAACGATGAACAAAGACACTATGAGATCATAAGTGGTTTTAAGGATAAGAACTACATGTATAAGGGGACTTACACTTTCAAGACAACCAGGAATATGTTCTCGGAAATGCTTAAAGACGAGAAGTGCTTCGAAGTTGAGGCAACTAATCTTGACGCATACGAGCATGCAGTCGAGATGGAGAAAGAGAGTGTCAAGCTTTACCTTGATCAGGCTAAGCTTACGAGTGAACCATCTGAGAAAGAAACACTCCTTAAGTTAGCCGCCGAAGAAAACAAACATCAGATAATTCTCGAAAATCTTATGGATTTCATTAGAAAGGGTCTCGATTGGAGTGAATCCCCTGAATTCAGCCATCTTGAAGAATGGGATCAGTTCACCGATTTAGACAAATACTGA
- a CDS encoding MgtC/SapB family protein: MEYLDLSLRLFCALVAGALIGVTRERIYKPAGLRTHSLICVGAAFITVLSTTVFVTAEHGDPGRVAAQIVSGIGFLGAGTILKKGFSVKGLTTAATLWVTAAVGMGFGSGEYLLSAVVTVFALMIVLFLKRIELLIGGRNLPRVLIVANNTQEMSRKVSEWFMDNGLTVESLEIDEDEESLSLLVEVSKSDAIKVKTLIVGLSRLKGIRSAELR; the protein is encoded by the coding sequence TTGGAGTATCTGGATCTGTCCTTAAGATTATTCTGTGCCCTCGTTGCGGGAGCATTGATAGGAGTCACGAGAGAGAGAATATACAAGCCTGCTGGCCTTAGGACGCATTCACTAATTTGCGTTGGGGCCGCCTTCATAACTGTTCTATCCACAACCGTTTTCGTAACTGCCGAACATGGTGACCCTGGGCGTGTTGCGGCACAAATCGTTTCTGGAATAGGATTTCTTGGAGCAGGAACAATATTGAAGAAGGGTTTTTCCGTTAAAGGCTTGACAACTGCTGCAACACTATGGGTAACCGCTGCCGTAGGCATGGGTTTCGGCAGTGGAGAATACCTTCTATCTGCAGTAGTTACTGTATTTGCATTGATGATTGTTCTCTTTCTCAAGAGAATAGAGCTTCTCATAGGGGGAAGGAATCTACCCAGGGTCCTAATTGTCGCGAACAACACTCAAGAGATGTCTAGAAAGGTTTCAGAATGGTTCATGGATAACGGATTGACAGTAGAGTCACTAGAGATCGATGAGGATGAAGAGAGCCTAAGTCTCTTGGTTGAAGTCAGTAAAAGCGATGCCATAAAAGTTAAGACCCTTATTGTTGGGCTTTCAAGACTGAAGGGCATCAGAAGTGCTGAGCTTCGGTAA
- a CDS encoding sugar phosphate nucleotidyltransferase translates to MLVPVVLAAGKGKRLKTSIPKPLVKVRGESMIVHVLNKIKRICDSNTSIVVINPDSENDFRKALDSSVLIANQDSPKGTADALKRALHLIPENSDILVMYSDLILIREDSLKAMTDLHSFNKCDITFLSGVTDKRFPYALVERDKSGNVISFKERKIPDFPPPWEFYIGPIIIRKEIVEQYIERLVPNSETGEIYIADIVSLALSDNKSVCGFKTKHDEEFLGVNTPEDLELAEKILSD, encoded by the coding sequence GTGCTGGTTCCAGTAGTTCTGGCTGCTGGTAAGGGGAAAAGGTTGAAAACTTCAATACCAAAGCCTCTTGTCAAAGTTAGAGGAGAATCAATGATAGTGCACGTACTCAATAAAATCAAACGAATCTGTGATAGCAATACTTCGATCGTTGTTATCAATCCCGATTCTGAAAATGATTTTAGGAAAGCTCTTGATAGCAGCGTTCTAATAGCAAATCAGGATTCCCCAAAAGGAACTGCCGACGCTTTGAAAAGGGCGCTTCATCTGATTCCTGAAAACTCAGATATTCTCGTTATGTACTCAGACCTCATACTCATCAGAGAGGATTCTTTGAAAGCTATGACTGACCTCCACAGCTTCAATAAATGTGATATCACCTTTCTCTCTGGAGTAACAGACAAAAGATTTCCATATGCCCTGGTAGAGAGGGACAAATCAGGCAATGTCATCTCTTTCAAGGAGAGAAAGATTCCTGACTTTCCTCCGCCCTGGGAATTCTATATAGGCCCGATAATTATCAGGAAGGAAATTGTGGAACAGTACATTGAAAGACTCGTACCCAACAGTGAAACGGGAGAAATTTACATTGCCGATATTGTCTCTCTGGCATTGAGTGACAATAAGTCTGTATGCGGCTTTAAGACAAAACATGATGAGGAGTTTCTGGGTGTTAACACTCCTGAAGATTTAGAACTCGCAGAAAAAATCCTATCTGACTGA
- the nifJ gene encoding pyruvate:ferredoxin (flavodoxin) oxidoreductase, whose product MARVMKTMDGNTAAAHVAYAFTEVAAIYPITPSSSMAELADAWAANGMKNIFGQPVDVIEMQSEAGAAGAVHGSLVAGALTTTFTASQGLLLMIPNMYKIAGELLPGVFHVSARAVAGHALSIFGDHSDVMATRQTGFALLASGGVQEVMDLGSVAHLSAIKSRVPFLHFFDGFRTSSEVQKIEVMDYEDLKGLLDYEALKEFKDRALNPDHPKTMGTAQNPDIYFQAKEASNSFYDAVPEIVAEYMNEISKLTGREYKPFVYYGDSDAESVIIAMGSVTDTIEETIDYLMKKGEKVGVIKVHLYRPFSAKYFLDVLPKSVKRIAILDRTKEPGSLGEPLYEDVKTLFYGDENAPEIFGGRYGLGSKDTTPSQIKAVFDNLKLSTPRDHFTIGIVDDVTNTSLEIKEKINAAPEETIRCKFWGLGSDGTVGANKDAIKIIGDHTDMYAQGYFAYDSKKSGGVTISHLRFGKKPIKSTYLIDEADYVACHKQSYVYQYELLEGLKKGGTFVLNTSWDSEELDRNLPGGMKKYLAENKIEFYTIDATKIAMEIGLGTRINTIMQSAFFKLANVVPIEDAIKYLKDAIVKSYGTKGEKVVQMNYKAVDSGIEALKKIEIPESWKNAKDEKREEESGRPEFVKNIADVMNRQQGDKLPVSAFVGRENGEFPNGTSAYEKRGIAVMIPEWQIDNCIQCNQCSYVCPHAAIRPFLINDEEENKAPDFFETKKAMGGKTFDGLKYRIQVSPLDCTGCGNCADICPAPNKALVMKPLETQIEKEVSNWEFATTVSEKKDVMNVETLKGSQFSKPLLEFSGACAGCGETPYAKLVTQLFGDRMLIANATGCSSIWGASAPATPYCKNSEGKGPAWANSLFEDNAEYGFGMAMAINHGRSKLAEIIEELLKQDIPEDMKAPFEAWLEGKDDAKSSKAATLDILRVISKGCKNEKAKELMKAIEERKDLLIKKSVWIFGGDGWGYDIGYGGLDHVLASGKDVNVLVFDTEVYSNTGGQSSKSTPTAAVAKFAASGKKTKKKDLGRMAMTYGYVYVAQVAMGADKNQLMKAITEAEKYPGPSLVIAYSPCINHGIKIGMGKTQEQEKRAVSAGYWHLYRYNPLLKEQGKNPFILDSKEPKESFVDFLMGEVRYSALKSTFPDIADELFKKAEEDAKERYETYRRLASD is encoded by the coding sequence ATGGCACGAGTAATGAAGACAATGGACGGTAACACTGCTGCCGCCCATGTTGCTTATGCTTTCACGGAAGTTGCGGCTATTTACCCTATTACCCCTTCCTCATCAATGGCAGAGCTTGCGGATGCATGGGCAGCAAATGGAATGAAGAATATCTTTGGACAACCAGTTGACGTAATAGAAATGCAATCAGAGGCCGGCGCGGCCGGCGCAGTACACGGATCCCTTGTTGCAGGCGCTCTTACAACCACATTCACAGCATCACAGGGATTATTATTGATGATTCCGAACATGTATAAGATTGCCGGAGAACTCCTGCCCGGAGTCTTCCATGTCAGTGCTAGAGCAGTTGCCGGCCACGCTCTTTCAATTTTTGGAGACCACTCTGACGTTATGGCTACAAGACAGACTGGATTTGCTCTTCTGGCCTCGGGAGGTGTTCAGGAAGTAATGGATCTCGGTTCTGTGGCGCATCTCTCGGCGATTAAGTCAAGAGTTCCTTTCCTTCATTTTTTTGATGGATTCAGAACATCGAGTGAAGTGCAGAAGATTGAGGTTATGGATTATGAGGACCTTAAAGGACTTCTCGACTATGAAGCGCTGAAGGAGTTCAAAGACAGAGCTTTGAATCCCGATCATCCAAAGACAATGGGAACGGCACAGAATCCCGATATATACTTCCAGGCGAAAGAAGCTTCAAACAGCTTCTATGATGCAGTTCCTGAGATCGTTGCCGAATATATGAACGAGATCTCTAAGCTAACTGGCAGAGAGTACAAGCCTTTTGTTTATTATGGTGATTCCGATGCGGAGAGCGTAATTATCGCTATGGGTTCTGTCACCGATACGATAGAGGAAACAATTGATTACCTTATGAAGAAGGGTGAGAAGGTAGGAGTAATCAAGGTTCATCTCTACAGACCGTTCTCAGCAAAGTACTTTCTTGATGTCCTTCCAAAGTCGGTGAAGAGAATAGCCATTCTTGATAGAACAAAAGAGCCCGGTTCTCTTGGAGAACCTCTTTATGAAGATGTCAAGACTCTATTCTATGGAGATGAGAATGCTCCTGAGATCTTCGGTGGCAGATATGGACTAGGTTCTAAGGATACGACTCCTTCTCAGATAAAGGCCGTATTTGATAATTTGAAGCTTTCGACACCGAGAGATCACTTCACAATAGGTATTGTTGATGACGTTACCAACACTTCTCTTGAGATCAAGGAGAAGATAAATGCTGCTCCGGAGGAGACCATACGCTGCAAGTTCTGGGGATTAGGTTCAGACGGCACTGTTGGAGCTAATAAAGATGCAATCAAGATAATCGGCGATCATACCGATATGTATGCACAAGGATACTTCGCATATGATTCGAAAAAGTCTGGAGGCGTAACGATTTCGCACCTGAGGTTCGGAAAGAAGCCGATAAAGTCTACATACCTCATTGATGAAGCTGACTATGTTGCCTGCCACAAGCAGTCATATGTGTATCAGTATGAATTGCTTGAAGGACTTAAGAAAGGTGGAACGTTTGTTCTCAATACTAGTTGGGATTCTGAAGAGCTCGACAGGAATCTCCCTGGAGGAATGAAAAAATACCTCGCTGAAAACAAGATAGAGTTTTACACGATCGATGCTACGAAGATCGCGATGGAGATAGGACTCGGTACAAGAATAAATACGATAATGCAGTCTGCCTTTTTCAAACTCGCAAATGTTGTTCCAATAGAAGATGCTATCAAATATCTTAAGGACGCAATAGTTAAGTCCTACGGAACTAAAGGCGAGAAAGTTGTACAGATGAATTACAAGGCAGTAGACAGCGGTATTGAAGCATTGAAGAAGATAGAGATTCCAGAATCCTGGAAGAATGCTAAGGATGAAAAGAGAGAGGAAGAATCTGGAAGACCAGAATTCGTTAAAAACATCGCAGATGTTATGAACAGGCAGCAGGGAGACAAACTACCGGTTTCTGCATTTGTTGGGAGAGAAAACGGAGAATTCCCAAACGGTACATCGGCATACGAAAAGCGCGGAATAGCGGTTATGATTCCAGAATGGCAGATAGACAATTGTATTCAGTGTAACCAGTGTTCTTATGTCTGTCCTCATGCAGCAATTAGGCCATTCCTGATCAATGATGAAGAAGAAAACAAGGCTCCCGATTTCTTCGAGACTAAGAAAGCAATGGGTGGAAAGACCTTCGACGGACTGAAGTACAGAATTCAGGTTTCGCCACTGGACTGCACGGGTTGCGGAAACTGCGCAGACATCTGTCCGGCTCCTAACAAGGCTTTGGTTATGAAGCCCCTTGAGACACAGATCGAAAAAGAAGTATCAAATTGGGAATTTGCCACTACTGTTTCGGAGAAGAAAGATGTCATGAATGTTGAGACCCTTAAGGGTAGTCAGTTTTCTAAACCTCTTCTTGAATTCTCTGGAGCTTGCGCGGGTTGTGGAGAGACACCATATGCGAAGTTAGTGACACAATTATTCGGAGATCGAATGCTCATCGCCAACGCAACAGGCTGTTCGTCTATTTGGGGAGCTTCGGCCCCAGCAACTCCTTATTGCAAGAACAGCGAAGGTAAGGGACCGGCCTGGGCCAACTCTCTCTTCGAAGATAACGCTGAGTATGGATTCGGAATGGCAATGGCAATTAATCATGGTAGGAGTAAGCTTGCCGAGATAATCGAGGAGCTTCTGAAGCAAGACATTCCCGAAGACATGAAGGCACCATTTGAAGCTTGGTTGGAAGGAAAAGACGACGCGAAGTCTTCAAAGGCAGCAACGCTTGATATATTGAGAGTCATTTCGAAGGGTTGTAAGAATGAAAAGGCCAAGGAACTTATGAAGGCGATTGAAGAGAGAAAGGATCTACTAATTAAGAAGTCCGTTTGGATCTTCGGGGGAGACGGATGGGGCTATGACATTGGATACGGCGGTCTCGACCACGTGCTCGCCTCCGGCAAAGATGTGAATGTTCTCGTATTCGACACTGAAGTCTACTCTAATACCGGTGGTCAGTCTTCCAAATCTACTCCGACAGCAGCTGTAGCTAAATTTGCCGCTTCAGGAAAGAAAACGAAGAAAAAGGATCTTGGCAGAATGGCAATGACTTATGGCTATGTCTATGTTGCGCAAGTTGCCATGGGAGCAGATAAGAATCAGCTTATGAAGGCTATCACAGAGGCCGAGAAGTATCCGGGCCCATCGCTTGTTATTGCATATTCTCCCTGTATCAATCACGGTATCAAGATCGGAATGGGAAAGACTCAAGAGCAAGAAAAGAGAGCAGTTTCAGCAGGTTACTGGCATCTCTACAGATACAACCCGCTCTTGAAGGAACAGGGCAAGAATCCCTTCATTCTTGACTCGAAGGAGCCAAAAGAGTCGTTTGTTGACTTCTTGATGGGTGAAGTGAGGTACAGCGCCCTCAAATCGACGTTCCCCGATATTGCCGATGAATTGTTCAAGAAGGCTGAGGAAGACGCTAAAGAAAGATATGAAACATACAGAAGGCTGGCCTCTGATTAA